Within the Echinicola sp. 20G genome, the region AACGTTGCGTTCGGATATAAGTCTGATGGACTTTTCAATTCCCAAGCTGAAGTGGATGAATATTTGGATACCTATACTTTTGAAGATATCAATGGTACTCCAAAACCTGGAGATATTAAATATGTTGATATCACTGGTGATGGTGTGATCAATAGAGAGGACAGGTATGAAATTGGTTACGGAAATAATCCTCAATTGACCTATAGCCTTAGCCCAAGCTTGACTTATAAAAACTTCAATTTGTCGATGTTATGGCAAGGAGGATCACAGTTCAATGTTTTTATAGTAGGAGCATATAGATCGCCATTCAATAATGAGCAGGTTCCACTTACAATACATCAAGAGTATTCTTGGACCCAAGACCCTGCCAATCCTGGAGTAGGATCCAATCCAAATGCTCAGTTGCCAGCATTCAACAGAGACGGTTCAAGAACATGGAATGATCTGCAGTCAGATTTCTGGATGAAAGATGGTACTTATATAAGATTGAAAACAGCTACTTTATCATATAACGTCAGCAACCAAATTCTTTCTCGAGTAGGTTTGGATAGGGTAACTGTTTATGTGTCAGGTGACAATATAGTTTCCTTTAATAAATTGGGGATCTTCAAGGGAAGCCTTGACCCTGAAGAATCTTCGCAACCAAATGCATTTAACTTGCCTTTGTTAAGGACGATGTCTTTTGGTGTTCAAGTAGCATTGTAATTTAAAGCAGATAGTAATGAAAAATATAAGAAATATATTATTACCACTTTGCATCTTCATGCTATTTTCATGTGAAGATGAGTTGACTAAGGTACCGGATTTTATTTCGGAGGATAATGTCTTTGAATCAGAGGCATTGACTGAAGCCTATTTGGCTAATGTTTATCAGGATATAAGGTTTTTTAATTGGGGTGGGCAAGCTGGATTAAATATTGGAATGATACCTGCCATTGGTGGCGAACATATTTGTTTTGCTGATTGGCAGGATCCCAATACCACATATCAAAGGACTTACTCAGCAGCAGCTGGTGATGGACCTGTTGGATATTATCCATGGAACAATGTTCGTGATGTAAATTATATTATTGAGAATATTGTAGAAAGTGCTTCGTATAATCAAGATTATATCAATGCAAAAGCAGCAGAGGCCAAGTTTCTAAGAGCTTTTATGTATTTTGAAATGGTAAAACGTTATGGTGGAGTACCATTGATTACCAGTGTTCAAGATGTAAATGATCCAGAGGAAGAGCTTTATCCTAGTAGAAATACGGAACAAGAAGTATATGATTTCATTATTTCTGAACTGGATGCAGCAATTCCTTATTTAAGTCCTGATGCTATAGGAGGACAAGGTCGTGCAGACAAATGGACTGCATTGGCTCTTCAAAGCCGAGCAGCATTATATGCAGCGAGTATAGCCAACTTTGGGCAGGTGCAAATAGACGGAGTGGTAGGGATTCCAAATTCTTTAGCTCAGAGTTATTACCAAAAAAGTTATGACGCTTCTAAGGAAATCATTGAATCGGGAAATTTTACGCTCTATAATGAGTACAGTGATAAGGTAGAGAATTACATCAACTTATTTTTGGATGACAATAACAGCGAGGTGATTTTTGCCCAGGTTTTTGAGCCAATTATTAAGGGTACTAGTTTCGATAACCTTGCTTTTCCTGCGGAATTTAGAGCGGGCTGGGGCTGTAATTTCCCAGTATTGTACGATATGGTTGAGTTGTTTGATTTTCAAGACGGCACCTTAGGCACGTCAATTAGTAGAGATGAACTTAATGCCAATAATAAGTGGGATATGGACGAGTTCTTTGGAAACAGAGATCCACGCTTTAGGGCATCTGTGTTCTATCCGGAAACAACCTTTAAGGGAGGGCTAATCTATTTTCATAGTAGTACCCTTTATACTAATGGTCAAGGTCAAAAGGTAGAAGTTAGTTCAGGAAATCTTGATAGAAATGGAGAGGTTTGGCCTGCTTCTGCACATGCCAGAAACGTAAGAAATACAGCTATGCTGAGACGTAAGAATGTAAATGAATATTTGGATCTACCAGTTAGTGGTGATTCTGGGCAGGATTTTGCGATTTTCAGATTAGGTGAGATGTATTTGAATTTGGCAGAAGCTGCTTACTATCTTAATCAAATGGGGGAATCTCTTGACGCAGTTAACATGATAAGAGAGAGAGCTGGAATGCCGCTTTATGATCAGATTTCTGAGGAAAACTTGAGAAAAGAAAGACAAGTAGAATTGTGTTTTGAAACTCATAGATACTGGGATTTGGTGAGATGGAGAACGGCTCCAGATTATTTGGATAATGTAAGGATGAAAGGGTTGGTATTCAAGTATGACCTTGATGAGGACAAGTACATCATTACATTGAAGAATGCAGAACCAGTGACCAGAGAGTTTGGTCCAGAAAGGTTTTACTTCCCAATTGATCAGGGAATAATTGCAGATAATCCGAAGTGGGTTCAAAATCCAGGCTACGAATAAATATTGAAGATTTAAGATTAAAAGGGCCAGTAATTTTACTGGCCTTTTTTATCGGATGTATTATTACTGTACCTCTCTGAAGTTTTCTGGAGAGGCTTTAGAATCAAAGAAGTTGAAATGAAGGAACTAAAATTATTTGCAGGCTTAGCGCTATTGTTTTGTATTTCATGCAGTCAAAAGCAAGTAGCCAAAAAAACAGATTCTTCTGGCAAGGGAAAACCCAATGTACTACTGATTTATACAGATGATGTAGGGTATGGGGATATCGCTACTTATGGCGGAAAAATCCCTACTCCCAATATTGATAAGTTAGCTGAGCAGGGTTTGCTGTTTACGAATGCTTATGCGTCGGCAGCCACTTGCACTCCGTCTAGGTATTCATTGCTCACAGGGGAATATGCCTGGAGAGCAAAGGGGCGCGGAGTAGCGCCAGGAGATGCCTCCGCTTTGATCAAACCAGGAGTGGAGACACTACCTTTGGTGATGCAAAAAGGAGGTTATAGAACAGCAGTCATAGGTAAGTGGCATTTAGGATTGGGGGGAGAAAATGGCCCAGATTGGAATGGTGAACTAAGCCCGGGACCTTTGGAAATTGGCTTTGATTATTCATTTATCATACCTGCGACTGGAGATCGGGTTCCTACAGTGTTTGTTGAAGACCATCATGTGGTTAACTTGGATCCTAAGGACCCTATAGAGGTTAGCTACCGTAAAAAAGTAGGTGATAGACCTACCGGAAAGGACAATCCGGACTTGCTTAAGATGATGTGGTCTCATGGCCATAACCATACCATTGTCAATGGCGTAAGCCGAATTGGTTACATGTCGGGAGGCGAGGCAGCCCTGTGGAGAGATGAGGATTTTGCACAAACTTTTGTGGATAAGGCCAGTGCTTTTATCAAGCAGGATTTAGGCAAACCATTCTTTATGTACTTTGCGACCCACGATATTCATGTGCCAAGAATAGCCAATGAACGCTTTCAAGGCGCAACTGAGTTTGGCCCTCGTGGAGACGTGATTGTTCAGTTAGATTGGACTGTAGGAGAATTGGTGAAATTACTAAAAGCTGAAGGGCTTGATAAAAATACCATGATTATTTTCTCCAGCGATAATGGGCCTGTATTGGACGATGGCTATGTAGATCAGGCAAGAGAGCTGGTAGGTGACCATCATCCGGGAGGTAACCTAAGAGGTGGGAAATACAGTGCCTTTGAAGCAGGAACTCGCGTACCTTTTATTGTGAAATGGCCCGCAGAAATTCAGTCAGGAACCATCTCCAATGCTCTTTTTAGCCAAGTAGATTTATTAGGTTCTATGGCTGCCTATCTGGATGTAGAATATGACTCCACCCAGGCAGTAGACACTGAAAATGCTTGGCAAAGTTTGGTAGGAGAGGATACAGAAGGCAGATATGCTTTGGTGCAGGAAGCCTTGTTCAGTAATCTGGCTTATGTGAGAAGGGATGGTTATAAGTATATCCCGGCCAACAACGGCCCAGACATGGTGCCTTGGGGGCCGATCATTGAAACTGGATTCTCCAAAGAGGATCAGCTGTTTGATGTGAAAGCAGATGCAGGAGAGACCAATGAGGTTTCAGATGAGTTTCCAAAGGTAATGGAGGAAATGAAAAAGGAGCTAAATGTGATAATTAATAAGTGATAGTAAAAGACCTGGGAACCCCGGGTCTTTTTTGTTAGTGCATGATAAAAAAGTATGCAATCAAGTGATTATTGGTGGAACAAAAGGTAGAGGTTTTTAGGTAAATTGCGCTAATTTCTTAAAGTAATCAATCTAAAAAAATGGATATATTAAAGTGTAGAATTTTTGTGATAGTCTTGGTTTTTATTGCCGCAAGCTGTAAGAATCAATCGACCGAAAGTGAGAAAGTAGCTATTACTCCTCCAAACATCATTTATATCTTAGCAGATGATATGGGCTTTGGAGATTTAGGAGCCAATAACCCTGATAGTAAGATCCCAACTCCTCATCTTGACCAATTGGCAAAGGAAGGAATGCGTTTTACAGATGCGCATACCTCCTCGGCAGTGTGCACCCCTACCAGATATGGTATTTTGACCGGAAGGTATAATTGGAGATCAACGTTGAAAAAAGGGGTATTAGGTGGATATAGTAAACCTTTGATTGATACTACCAGAGCAACGGTGGCTTCCATGCTCAGTGCACATGGTTATCATACGGCATTTATAGGCAAGTGGCACCTTAGCTGGGACTGGGGAAAAGATGCTTCTGGAAACGTGGATTTCAGCTTACCTGTGACCCATAATCCAAATGACAATGGCTTTGACTATGCTTATGGCCATGTGGCTTCTTTGGATATCCCTCCATATGTTTATGTAGAAAATGGAAAAGTTACAGCAGTTCCGACTGATTCCACCCAAAGTAAGGATAAGTATGGCTGGTGGAGAAAAGGGATGACAGGTCCTGATTTTAAGCACGAAGATGTTACACCTAATTTTTTCAGGAGAGGCATCCAGTATGTCAAAGAAAGAGCCCATTCAGGAGAACCATTTTTCCTTTATTTGCCATTGCCTTCCCCGCATACTCCTATTTTGCCTTCTGAAGAGTACCAGGGTAAAAGTGGCTTAAACCCTTATGGGGATTTTGTAATGATGATTGATGATTATATGGGGCAATTAATGGCCGCGGTCAAAGAAGCGGGTATTGAAGAAAATACCATGATTGTTTTTACCAGTGACAATGGCTGTTCTCCTGCTGCCAAAATTGAAGAGCTGACAGCTAAGGGACATTATCCAAATGGTATTTATAGAGGGCATAAAGCGGATATTTATGAAGGTGGACATCGGGTTCCATTCATCGTAAAATGGCCAAGAACTATCAAAGCTTCTACTATCAATGATCAAACCATTTGTACGACAGACTTAATGGCTACCTGTGCTGATTTGGTGGGGTACAAGCTAAAGGACGATGAGGGAGAAGACAGTTACAGCATGCTGCCATTATTTCAAGGTGAAACTTTGGAAGGCGATTTCCGTGAGGCAACAGTTCACCATTCCATTAATGGAAGCTTTGCCATCAGGAAAGGTGATTGGAAGTTGGCGATGACTGCGGGTTCTGGCGGCTGGAGTTTTCCAACCCCTGCCCAAGTGGCCAAACAAGACACATTGCCAGAAGTTCAGTTGTTCAACATGAAAGACGACCCGAAAGAAGAAAATAACCTACAGGCAGAGTTCCCGGAAAAGGTTGATGAACTTCAAGCGCTTTTGACAAAATACATTGAATCAGGAAGAAGCACACCTGGTCAGCCTCAGCCAAATGATGGTGGAGAATTATGGGAACAGCTATGGTGGATGCAAGAATCTGAATAATTAACTATGAGATTTATACCCTTAAACCTTTTAAAAGCAGTTTTTGTTGGCTGCTGTTTACTTCAATTTTCATGTGCTGAAAAAAGCCAGCGTGAAGAACCCAAACGACCAAATATTATTTATGTGTTGGCCGATGACATGGGCATTGGTGATATTCAAGCATTTTACCCTGAAGGGAAAATAGCCACACCAAACCTTGATCAAATGGCTGCAGATGGGATGCGTTTCACAGATGCCCATACATCATCTGCTGTCTGTACGCCCACGCGATACAGCATTTTAACTGGACGTTATAACTGGCGTTCTAGGTTGAAAGAAGGAGTCTTGTGGAGTGATGATAAAGGTTTGATAGACACTGCAAGAACTACAGTACCCTCTCTGCTGAAGGACCATGGCTACCATACCGCTTATTTGGGAAAGTGGCATTTGGGTTGGAACTGGGGACATGATGAGCAAGGAAATATAGACTTTAGCAAAGAAGTAACCCATAATCCAAATGATAATGGTTTTGACTATGCTTATGGACATGTCGCTTCATTGGATATTCCACCTTATGTATATGTTGAAAATGGAAAGGTGACAGCAATTCCCACCGACTCGACAGAAAGCAAAGACAAGTATGGTTGGTGGAGAAAAGGGATGACAGCACCTGATTTTAAGCATGAAGATGTAACGCCTAATTTCTTCAGAAGAGCGATTTCATATGTGCAAGAGAGGGCAAAGACAGATCAGCCTTTTTTCCTTTATTTGGCGCTCCCTTCCCCACACTCTCCAATTCTTCCGTCAGAAAAATGGCAAGGCAAAAGCGGGTTGAACCCCTATGGTGATTTTGTGATGATGATTGATGATTACATGGGACAGTTGATTTCCGCGGTAAATGAATCGGGAGTAGAAGATGACACCATGATCATATTTGTAACAGACAATGGCTGTGCCCCAGCTTCCAAAATTGATGAATTGATTGAAGCAGGGCATCACCCAAGTGGAATTTACCGAGGGCATAAGGCGGATATTTACGAAGGTGGTCATCGAGTGCCTTTTATAGTCAAGTGGCCAAAGACGGTCAAAGCAGGAAGTGTCAGCGATCAGACCATCTGCACTACTGATTTGTTAGCCACTTGTGCGGCCTTGGTCGATTATAAATTGAAAGACAATGAAGGCGAGGACAGCTATAATATGCTTCCTCTTCTCAAAGGAGAGACTTTAAAAGAAGATTTTCGTGAAGCAACAGTCCATCATTCAGTGAATGGCTCTTTTGCGATTCGAAAGGGAGATTGGAAACTGCTTATGTGTGGAGGTTCAGGTGGATGGAGCTACCCAACTCCTCAGGACGTCGCGGAAATGGATTCCTTGCCACCTGTTCAGCTGTACAACATGAAAGAAGACCCTTCAGAAACCAGTAACCTTGAAGCGAAATATCCAGAAAAAGTACAGGAGCTTCAGGATCTTCTGACCAAATATGTTGTTGAAGGCAGAAGTACACCTGGGGTGGCTCAGGAAAATGATGGTGAAAAGAAGTGGAAGCAGCTTTGGTGGATCGACTAAAGCGAATAAAATATTTATAAATTCGAAAATTGATAAGATGAAAAGAAAGCTGTTTATAATCAGTGTATTGCATGTTTTGTTCTTGGCCATATGCTGGGGAGGACATGCCAAAGATTATTATGTCCATCCCACAAAAGGAAAGGATACTAATACTGGGTTAAGCCAATCGGCAGCTTTCCAAAGTCTTGATAAGGTCAATCATTTAAAACTAGAAGCCGGTGACCGGGTTTTATTGGCTTCGG harbors:
- a CDS encoding RagB/SusD family nutrient uptake outer membrane protein, with translation MKNIRNILLPLCIFMLFSCEDELTKVPDFISEDNVFESEALTEAYLANVYQDIRFFNWGGQAGLNIGMIPAIGGEHICFADWQDPNTTYQRTYSAAAGDGPVGYYPWNNVRDVNYIIENIVESASYNQDYINAKAAEAKFLRAFMYFEMVKRYGGVPLITSVQDVNDPEEELYPSRNTEQEVYDFIISELDAAIPYLSPDAIGGQGRADKWTALALQSRAALYAASIANFGQVQIDGVVGIPNSLAQSYYQKSYDASKEIIESGNFTLYNEYSDKVENYINLFLDDNNSEVIFAQVFEPIIKGTSFDNLAFPAEFRAGWGCNFPVLYDMVELFDFQDGTLGTSISRDELNANNKWDMDEFFGNRDPRFRASVFYPETTFKGGLIYFHSSTLYTNGQGQKVEVSSGNLDRNGEVWPASAHARNVRNTAMLRRKNVNEYLDLPVSGDSGQDFAIFRLGEMYLNLAEAAYYLNQMGESLDAVNMIRERAGMPLYDQISEENLRKERQVELCFETHRYWDLVRWRTAPDYLDNVRMKGLVFKYDLDEDKYIITLKNAEPVTREFGPERFYFPIDQGIIADNPKWVQNPGYE
- a CDS encoding arylsulfatase — translated: MKELKLFAGLALLFCISCSQKQVAKKTDSSGKGKPNVLLIYTDDVGYGDIATYGGKIPTPNIDKLAEQGLLFTNAYASAATCTPSRYSLLTGEYAWRAKGRGVAPGDASALIKPGVETLPLVMQKGGYRTAVIGKWHLGLGGENGPDWNGELSPGPLEIGFDYSFIIPATGDRVPTVFVEDHHVVNLDPKDPIEVSYRKKVGDRPTGKDNPDLLKMMWSHGHNHTIVNGVSRIGYMSGGEAALWRDEDFAQTFVDKASAFIKQDLGKPFFMYFATHDIHVPRIANERFQGATEFGPRGDVIVQLDWTVGELVKLLKAEGLDKNTMIIFSSDNGPVLDDGYVDQARELVGDHHPGGNLRGGKYSAFEAGTRVPFIVKWPAEIQSGTISNALFSQVDLLGSMAAYLDVEYDSTQAVDTENAWQSLVGEDTEGRYALVQEALFSNLAYVRRDGYKYIPANNGPDMVPWGPIIETGFSKEDQLFDVKADAGETNEVSDEFPKVMEEMKKELNVIINK
- a CDS encoding arylsulfatase, with product MDILKCRIFVIVLVFIAASCKNQSTESEKVAITPPNIIYILADDMGFGDLGANNPDSKIPTPHLDQLAKEGMRFTDAHTSSAVCTPTRYGILTGRYNWRSTLKKGVLGGYSKPLIDTTRATVASMLSAHGYHTAFIGKWHLSWDWGKDASGNVDFSLPVTHNPNDNGFDYAYGHVASLDIPPYVYVENGKVTAVPTDSTQSKDKYGWWRKGMTGPDFKHEDVTPNFFRRGIQYVKERAHSGEPFFLYLPLPSPHTPILPSEEYQGKSGLNPYGDFVMMIDDYMGQLMAAVKEAGIEENTMIVFTSDNGCSPAAKIEELTAKGHYPNGIYRGHKADIYEGGHRVPFIVKWPRTIKASTINDQTICTTDLMATCADLVGYKLKDDEGEDSYSMLPLFQGETLEGDFREATVHHSINGSFAIRKGDWKLAMTAGSGGWSFPTPAQVAKQDTLPEVQLFNMKDDPKEENNLQAEFPEKVDELQALLTKYIESGRSTPGQPQPNDGGELWEQLWWMQESE
- a CDS encoding arylsulfatase; the encoded protein is MRFIPLNLLKAVFVGCCLLQFSCAEKSQREEPKRPNIIYVLADDMGIGDIQAFYPEGKIATPNLDQMAADGMRFTDAHTSSAVCTPTRYSILTGRYNWRSRLKEGVLWSDDKGLIDTARTTVPSLLKDHGYHTAYLGKWHLGWNWGHDEQGNIDFSKEVTHNPNDNGFDYAYGHVASLDIPPYVYVENGKVTAIPTDSTESKDKYGWWRKGMTAPDFKHEDVTPNFFRRAISYVQERAKTDQPFFLYLALPSPHSPILPSEKWQGKSGLNPYGDFVMMIDDYMGQLISAVNESGVEDDTMIIFVTDNGCAPASKIDELIEAGHHPSGIYRGHKADIYEGGHRVPFIVKWPKTVKAGSVSDQTICTTDLLATCAALVDYKLKDNEGEDSYNMLPLLKGETLKEDFREATVHHSVNGSFAIRKGDWKLLMCGGSGGWSYPTPQDVAEMDSLPPVQLYNMKEDPSETSNLEAKYPEKVQELQDLLTKYVVEGRSTPGVAQENDGEKKWKQLWWID